A stretch of DNA from Vanrija pseudolonga chromosome 6, complete sequence:
GGCTGTggtggccgcgccgcctttCGTTCGGCGGGATCCTGGATGCCCCTGAACATGTCTTTCACGATCGTCGAGGTCCACTGGTCGAGGCGAGCCTCGGGGAGCTGTGCAGGTCGGGGAACGTGGTTGGATAGGACGGATCCAGTGCTGGCAGGCTGTGGCACTGGATCACGCAGCGCGATGGCGTGGACAGTGACCTTGTCTGACGAGTAAACGATCTCGGAATCAGCGGTGCTGAAGCGCGGGTACGGCttggggtcgacgccgaATATGTCGCGCTGCACCGAAGCtcgcagcgtcgcgaggtAGTGCGCGGTATCTGGTGGTCCGACGACTGTGAGTTTCTTCATGCCTGCGTCAGATGCCGTCATGATCACACCTGCTGGGTTAGCGGAGACACAGATTCCTTCACCCACCAGGAAGGCCAGTCCGTGCGCGGTGCCCGCCGTCTGGGAGGAAGACGGCCTGAAGACCCCTCATGGTGAGGCGCTTCTGGATAAAGGCGCGTTGCGTGCCTTCGCCCGCGCCGAAGAGCAGGCGCTCATTGTCGAACGCGACATAGAGCGAGAGGTCGGTGTCGGGCCCGGGGACCGAGATGGTGCGGATAGTCCAGTGGATAATGGACATTTCGGGCTCGTCCCCCGATGGGCTGATGAATGGCGTCAagtccttcttcttggacctcgccttgggcttgggcttggacgcggcgcgggcctggtcgagcgccgaggtcgtgaaccgtgaggacgacgacgcgggcgcgaGAGGGGGGAATCGGAGGCTGGCCACCGCCTGGAGGGTGGGGCGACTTGCGCCTGCTAGTCGTCGAAGCAGGGCGGTCAcggtgaggagggggagcgggtggccaggtcgtcgagtcgaggcTTGAGTCTTTGGAGAATGCTGGTGTGACGATGATCGGGACCGACCACTGGAAATATCCAAGTCAACATGTCAGGTCACGTGAGGGCGTCAGGCGAAATCTGCCCTCGCCCCTCTCTGGCTGGCAGCCTTTAAAAGCGGCAGGCACCTCGACCTTTTCGCTTTCTTCACTGCCCCTCCTTATAGGTGAgtaacgacgacgacagccacCTCAAGCTTGCATCGCTGACCCCCAACGCAGAGTCGCTTGAGTGCCGCCTTCTCACGGCTATCAGGTGCTCGGAGGCGCAGAGAGCGAGTTCCGTCCCCCTCCTCTTTGCAGGTCGGGGGTTCGTGCAGCAGTCTTCCAAGGTTCGGTCCTGTCCCACGCAGCCTTGTGGCGTGGGGGCTGAAGGGTGCGCGTTACATTTGTATATACTAGGCTTGTGTGGTTCTGCATGGCGTCGTGATGCTCGCTGCGGGGCGCGCTCGGACGAGCGTGCCCGTTGCTTGATGGTGCAGTCCATTTCTTCACCACCTCTCTCACTCGCTCCGAGTTTGGCTCTGTCGGCGGGAGCAAATCGGTGCGAGAGCGGCATCCACGCTGTGCAACGGCGGCCAAGCCGGGCAAGTCCGTGCGGACCGCATGGGCAGAGAAGGGACTGACATCATGGCGAACGAGGGATTCTTCGGCGACGGCATCTCGCACTTCCTTCGTCTGCTCACACCATCACCATGATCGCCAAACtagccctgctgctgctcgcagtggccgacctcggcgcggcgcgcctcgacaaggcgacgcaccgcgagctcctcctctctGGCCGCCCGAAAGTCGGCCTGTGGAAGGCTCTgaacgacgaggcgctcgctgcgTACGTACatcgcgtgcgcgccgaaCTGACACCCAGCGCACTCCAGACTTCGTCCCAGACGACTTTCTCGCCCAAGCCCCGCTTCGAGGCATACTGCTTCGACCAGCCCATTTCGCACTTTGACAAGACGGTCAACGGCACCTTCTGCCACCGCTACTGGGCCGATGCGAGCCACTACAAGGAGGGCGGGCCGatcttcctcctcgacggcggagagacgagcggcgaggacCGGTATGTTTAAGCCTCGTTGCGCTGCTGATGACAGCCTGCCATTCTTGGAGACTGGTATCGCCCAGATCCTCGCCAACGCGACCAACGGCCTCGCCatcgtgctcgagcaccgATACTACGGCGAGTCGGTCCCCGTGAAGTCGTTCTCGACCGACGACCTCCGCTTCTTGAACAACAACGAGGCGCTTGAGGACTCGGCTTACGTGGGTGAAGGATTCATTAACCTCTAACCCACCAGTTCATCAAGAACTTCCAGCCGCCCAAGTCGCTGCTCAAGCTCAGCAACCCGGATGCGCTCAAACCCAAGAACGCACCGTGGTTCTACTACGGAGGATCGTAcgccggtgcgcgcgcggcccacATGCGTGTGGAGTACCCGGACCTCGTGTGGGGCGCGATTGCGAGCAGTGGTGAGTGAAGCGTTGAGGGCGAccactcacgccccagccgtGACCCACGCGCAGATCGACTTCCCTCAGTACTTTGACCCGATCCAGGAGtacgccgactcggactgCATCAGCGCGATCCAGACATCCGTGCAGGTGATCGACGGGCTGCTCAGCCTCCCCGGCCCGATCAACCGCGGCATCAAGGGCCTGtttggcctcgaggcgctcgaggacgacgactttgccgAGGTGCTCACGTACCCCTTCGGCGCGTGGCAGGGGCAGAACTGGAACCCCGGGGTCAGCACTGACGCCTGGGACAACTTTTGCGAGGCCATCACCTCGGGCGGTGCTGGGAGCCAGATCGGCCTCATCAAGATGTGGGTTGTGTTGGAGGACATACGCTGACCCGAACAGCCCTGCGGAGATCAACAACTACGCCAACTGGATCAAGAAGGTGGGCTCGGGTGTAGGGCGATACTAACATGCAGCACTACGTTTCTCTCTGCCCTATTGACATCGTGGACGTAAGTCGCGCCCGCCACGACCCCGCTGATCCCAGTGCTTTGGCTCGCACAACGACGAGGCGTTCCTTGCCGATGACCTCGAGCAGTCGTGGCGTCTGTGGCTCTTCCAGGGTGAGTTGGGCCTCCGGGGTGCGGCAACTGACCTGCAGTCTGCACCGAGTGGGGCTACTTTATGCCTGCGCCGGAGGAGGGCCCGTCCATCCTCTCCAAGCGCCTCACCCTCGAGTACACGTCCAAGATCTGCAAGCAGGCATACCCTCCGGGCAAGCACTTCACTGTGCCTGAGTGGCCGAACGTCGCGGATGTCAACGACCGCGGTGACTACGACATTGAGTACAGCCGCCTTGCGTTCATCGACGGCGACCGTGACCCGTGGCGCACAATGGTGAGTGCGGTGTGGTGGCTGCGATTCGTTCTCGCGACAGTCGCTATCCTTTTCTAACACGCCCAGACCCCTCAGGCCGACTGGGCACGCAAGCGCAAGTCGTCGGTCGACAAGCCGGTGCACCTCATCTTCGACGCGATCCACCACTACGACGAGAACGGGCTGGAGAaccacgacgaggagcccgcGCGCATCCGCGACgtgcacgagctcgaggtgagCTTCATCACCGAGTGGGTCGCGCAGTTCCACGAAGCCAAGGGAAAGCAGTAGATGCAATGCATGGTCGTGTGTCTTGAACTTCTGAGCGATAGTAGCGAGCAGTGAGGGCCTAGCGGGCCGAGTGCCGCTTTTTGCCGTGGAGCATCGGCAATATCCGACCTGCGGCCAAGTGATAAacgaggacctcgagtcGTCGAGTCGTGCTTCTTGACAACGTACACTCCGCTCGCATAGCACAGCAGTGACCACCATGCCCGACGGCTCAGGTTCCAGCTCCAGCATCCCGCTGAGACAAGAcgccctcggcacgctcAAAGCGTCCGAAGCGACGCTGTTCATCGCGACGCCAATCCACCCCAAATCcgaggcgcacgccgacAAGGTGTTCGGGCGCGTGCTCCGCCCcggcgtgggcgggtggacgcgcgaggcggcgctaGCGGAGGCGGATGCGGTTGGTGAGTGCGTGCGTGGGCTGACGACTTGGCCAGCACTGCCGCCGATCCGACGAGAGAGCGGCCACCTTTCCAGCGACCCCTgctgacgcccgcccgccagtTCTCCGCGCCGGCACGATCCGCGAGCCCGACCTCCTCATCGCGCCCAAGGTACGCATCGTGGCGCGCAACGGCACGGGGTACGACAGCGTCGACCTGCCCGGGTGTGTCTCAAGGGGTGTTGTCGTGACCAACGTGCCGGGGGGTAATGCCGAGGTGggtcgcccgcgcgcgcttcttccACAGCCCTCTCGTAGCTGACTTGCCCCAGGCCGTAGCGGagatcgcgctcgccctAGCGCTGGCCGtgacgcgccgcgtcgccgaacTCGACGCGCGCATCCGTtcgggcgagctcgtgcgctCAATCACCGCGCTGTGCCCTGGCCTGCTGGGGCGCACCGTCGGGCTGGTAGGCATGGGCGACATAgcgtacgccgcggcgcgcatgtTCTCAGCGTTCAACTGCAAGATCATCGTGTACTCCCCTACGTCGCCTGCTAGCCGCTGGGTGAAGCCAGACGAGCGGTATCCCGTCCCGCTCGCGCATGAGCgcgtcgactcgctcgacgcgctgcttggccgcgcgcacgtcgtGTCCCTCCATTGTCCCC
This window harbors:
- the ARB_01345_0 gene encoding putative extracellular serine carboxypeptidase, whose product is MIAKLALLLLAVADLGAARLDKATHRELLLSGRPKVGLWKALNDEALAAALQTSSQTTFSPKPRFEAYCFDQPISHFDKTVNGTFCHRYWADASHYKEGGPIFLLDGGETSGEDRLPFLETGIAQILANATNGLAIVLEHRYYGESVPVKSFSTDDLRFLNNNEALEDSAYFIKNFQPPKSLLKLSNPDALKPKNAPWFYYGGSYAGARAAHMRVEYPDLVWGAIASSAVTHAQIDFPQYFDPIQEYADSDCISAIQTSVQVIDGLLSLPGPINRGIKGLFGLEALEDDDFAEVLTYPFGAWQGQNWNPGVSTDAWDNFCEAITSGGAGSQIGLIKIPAEINNYANWIKKHYVSLCPIDIVDCFGSHNDEAFLADDLEQSWRLWLFQVCTEWGYFMPAPEEGPSILSKRLTLEYTSKICKQAYPPGKHFTVPEWPNVADVNDRGDYDIEYSRLAFIDGDRDPWRTMTPQADWARKRKSSVDKPVHLIFDAIHHYDENGLENHDEEPARIRDVHELEVSFITEWVAQFHEAKGKQ
- the gyaR gene encoding Glyoxylate reductase, with amino-acid sequence MPDGSGSSSSIPLRQDALGTLKASEATLFIATPIHPKSEAHADKVFGRVLRPGVGGWTREAALAEADAVVLRAGTIREPDLLIAPKVRIVARNGTGYDSVDLPGCVSRGVVVTNVPGGNAEAVAEIALALALAVTRRVAELDARIRSGELVRSITALCPGLLGRTVGLVGMGDIAYAAARMFSAFNCKIIVYSPTSPASRWVKPDERYPVPLAHERVDSLDALLGRAHVVSLHCPLTPATRGMIGPRELALMLPDAVLINTSRGAMVDEDALVAALREGRIGGAGLDVTAVEPAYGDNLAKFAGLRNVVVLPHVGASTDAAQEYGCNAAIDICADYLEGRGARNRVA